The Rhodoferax sediminis genome has a segment encoding these proteins:
- a CDS encoding ribonucleotide-diphosphate reductase subunit beta, with translation MLTWDEEVKPSLPAAPNSGLRNNRGVELPPLFSPSPATGPQPALRTLNDGAVMPAPAVARAIPPTLVPAASGERRRVNASDKRIINGQTDVNQLVPFKYKWAWEKYLATCSNHWMPQEINMTRDIALWKDPNGLTEDERRIVKRNLGFFVTADSLAANNIVLGTYRHITAPECRQFLLRQAFEEAIHTHAYQYIVESLGLDEGEIFNAYNEVQSIRDKDEFLIPFIEAISDPNFHTGTPETDQTLLKSLIVFACLMEGLFFYVGFTQILALGRQNKMTGAAEQYQYILRDESMHCNFGIDLINQLKLENPQLWTAEFKTEIRALFMKAVELEYKYAEDTMPRGVLGMNASMFKGYLRYIANRRATQIGLEELFPNETNPFPWMSEMIDLKKERNFFETRVIEYQSGGALSWD, from the coding sequence ATGTTGACCTGGGACGAAGAAGTCAAGCCCTCATTGCCTGCAGCACCAAACAGCGGTTTGCGAAACAACCGCGGGGTGGAACTCCCGCCTCTTTTTTCTCCCTCTCCCGCTACCGGCCCACAGCCTGCATTGCGCACCCTGAATGACGGTGCCGTGATGCCCGCGCCGGCCGTTGCGCGCGCAATCCCTCCCACGCTTGTACCCGCCGCGAGCGGTGAACGCCGCCGCGTCAACGCCTCCGACAAGCGCATCATCAACGGCCAGACCGACGTCAACCAGCTGGTGCCGTTCAAGTACAAGTGGGCCTGGGAAAAATACCTCGCCACCTGCTCCAACCACTGGATGCCGCAAGAAATCAACATGACGCGCGATATCGCGTTGTGGAAGGACCCGAACGGGCTGACCGAAGACGAGCGGCGCATCGTCAAGCGCAACCTCGGCTTCTTCGTCACCGCCGATTCGCTGGCCGCCAACAACATCGTGCTCGGCACCTACCGCCACATTACGGCGCCCGAATGCCGCCAGTTCCTGCTGCGTCAGGCGTTCGAAGAAGCCATCCATACGCACGCCTACCAGTACATCGTGGAGTCGCTGGGCCTGGACGAAGGCGAGATCTTCAATGCCTATAACGAAGTGCAGTCGATCCGCGACAAGGACGAGTTCCTGATCCCGTTCATCGAGGCCATCAGCGACCCGAACTTCCATACCGGCACACCCGAGACCGATCAGACGCTACTCAAGTCGCTGATCGTCTTTGCCTGCCTGATGGAGGGCCTGTTCTTCTATGTCGGCTTCACGCAAATCCTCGCGCTGGGCCGCCAAAACAAGATGACCGGTGCGGCCGAGCAGTACCAGTACATCCTGCGCGACGAGTCCATGCACTGCAATTTCGGTATCGACCTGATCAACCAGCTCAAGCTGGAAAATCCGCAGCTGTGGACGGCCGAATTCAAGACCGAGATCCGTGCCCTGTTCATGAAGGCGGTGGAGCTCGAGTACAAATACGCCGAGGACACCATGCCGCGCGGCGTGCTCGGCATGAACGCCTCCATGTTCAAGGGCTACCTGCGCTACATCGCGAACCGGCGTGCCACGCAGATCGGACTCGAGGAGCTGTTCCCGAACGAGACCAATCCGTTCCCGTGGATGAGCGAAATGATTGACCTGAAGAAAGAGCGCAACTTCTTTGAAACCCGCGTGATCGAGTATCAGTCGGGCGGTGCGCTTTCCTGGGATTGA
- a CDS encoding histone H1-like DNA-binding protein, whose protein sequence is MATAKKPAAKKAAPAKKAPAKKVAAKKAPAKKAAAKKAPAKKVVAKKAPAKKAVAKKAPAKKAAAKKAPAKKAVARKAPAKKAPAKKAAAKKAPAKKPAAKKAAKKPAAKKAAKAPAAKAAPAPAAPAAQTTLNPQAAWPFPTASKP, encoded by the coding sequence ATGGCAACTGCGAAAAAACCGGCCGCAAAAAAGGCCGCACCTGCGAAGAAAGCTCCTGCTAAAAAAGTAGCGGCGAAAAAAGCGCCGGCCAAGAAGGCCGCTGCGAAGAAAGCCCCTGCCAAAAAAGTAGTGGCGAAAAAAGCGCCAGCCAAGAAGGCTGTAGCGAAGAAGGCTCCTGCCAAAAAAGCAGCAGCAAAAAAAGCGCCGGCGAAAAAAGCCGTAGCCAGGAAAGCCCCGGCGAAGAAGGCGCCAGCGAAGAAAGCGGCCGCCAAGAAAGCCCCGGCGAAAAAGCCGGCCGCCAAGAAAGCAGCAAAAAAACCCGCTGCGAAGAAAGCCGCGAAAGCACCCGCTGCCAAAGCAGCCCCGGCGCCGGCTGCCCCTGCGGCTCAGACGACTCTGAACCCGCAGGCGGCGTGGCCGTTTCCTACGGCCAGCAAGCCGTAA
- a CDS encoding carbohydrate kinase family protein produces MAAIICGSLAFDTIMTFEGRFAEQILPDQLHILNISFLVPALRRDFGGCAGNIAYGLKLLGGNPLPMATVGSDGLDYIARLRAQGISTEFVREVGDTYTAQCFITTDMANNQITAFHPGAMQQAHLTKIAPRSDVRLGIISPDGRDAMLQHAEQFKAAGIPFVFDPGQGLPMFDGKELAHFVELAAWVTVNDYEGKMLSDRTGWSSAELSRRVQGLIVTLGAEGSEVWVDGEKTLVPPVKASAVVDPTGCGDAYRGALLYGLEQGWSLARCAALGNRIGALKIAQRGPQNYTLDLKEIGL; encoded by the coding sequence ATGGCAGCAATCATTTGTGGCTCCCTGGCTTTTGACACCATCATGACCTTCGAGGGCCGGTTCGCCGAGCAGATCCTGCCGGATCAGCTGCACATCCTCAACATCTCGTTCCTGGTGCCTGCGCTGCGCCGTGACTTCGGCGGCTGCGCCGGCAACATCGCCTACGGCCTGAAACTGCTCGGCGGCAACCCGCTGCCGATGGCCACCGTCGGCAGTGATGGCCTGGATTACATCGCGCGCTTGAGGGCGCAGGGCATCAGCACCGAGTTCGTGCGCGAGGTCGGCGATACCTACACCGCGCAGTGCTTCATCACGACCGATATGGCCAACAACCAGATCACCGCTTTCCATCCCGGTGCCATGCAGCAGGCGCACCTCACGAAGATTGCGCCGCGCAGCGACGTGCGGCTGGGCATCATCTCGCCCGACGGCCGCGACGCGATGCTGCAGCACGCCGAGCAGTTCAAGGCGGCCGGCATTCCCTTTGTGTTCGATCCGGGCCAGGGACTGCCGATGTTCGATGGCAAGGAACTGGCGCACTTCGTCGAGCTCGCTGCCTGGGTCACGGTGAACGACTACGAAGGCAAGATGCTCAGCGATCGCACGGGCTGGAGCAGTGCCGAGCTCTCACGCCGCGTGCAAGGCCTGATCGTGACGCTGGGCGCCGAGGGCAGCGAAGTGTGGGTCGATGGCGAAAAAACCCTGGTGCCGCCAGTCAAGGCGAGCGCGGTGGTGGATCCGACGGGCTGTGGCGACGCCTACCGCGGCGCGCTGCTGTATGGGCTGGAACAGGGCTGGAGCCTGGCGCGCTGCGCCGCGCTGGGGAACCGCATCGGCGCGCTCAAGATTGCCCAGCGCGGGCCGCAGAACTACACGCTGGATTTGAAAGAAATCGGTCTGTAG
- a CDS encoding DUF3426 domain-containing protein has translation MSLITRCPACGTMFKVVPDQLRISDGWVRCGQCTEVFEAPEHLLPESLMAAPAPSVASVPHGGNAMGATPAAPDAGPEGAAAAGIIEQDTDTESWALPPGVDLPPTEIQPDMDPGASAEPGLADEVLWPAPWDEPLDVLPGEPSPAPVSGFLTEPSAAPSPEEPGPAPDPALQEVSFVREAHRKALWERPRIRRLLMVACAVLLVLLGLQWAIHERDRIAAFEPRTRGLLQGLCVPLRCTVAPLRQIESIVVDSSSFKKVRDNVYQLSLTIKNTAPVALAMPSVELALTDTQDQPVLRRVLLPTDLGAAAVLTAGGEWTGSLPVSVADNAIAARIAGYRVLAFYP, from the coding sequence ATGAGCCTGATCACACGCTGCCCTGCCTGCGGGACGATGTTCAAAGTCGTGCCCGACCAACTCAGGATTTCCGACGGTTGGGTGCGCTGCGGGCAATGCACCGAGGTTTTCGAGGCGCCCGAGCACCTGCTACCGGAATCGTTGATGGCAGCGCCGGCCCCGTCGGTGGCCTCGGTGCCCCATGGCGGCAATGCGATGGGGGCGACGCCGGCGGCGCCCGACGCCGGGCCCGAGGGGGCGGCCGCCGCCGGAATCATCGAGCAGGACACTGACACCGAGTCCTGGGCGCTGCCGCCAGGCGTAGATCTGCCGCCGACTGAAATACAGCCGGACATGGATCCAGGCGCATCTGCAGAACCTGGCCTTGCGGATGAGGTGCTGTGGCCCGCGCCCTGGGACGAACCCCTGGACGTGCTGCCGGGCGAGCCGTCGCCTGCGCCCGTGAGCGGGTTTCTGACAGAGCCGAGTGCGGCGCCTTCGCCGGAGGAGCCGGGCCCGGCCCCCGACCCGGCCCTGCAGGAGGTGTCGTTTGTGCGGGAAGCCCACCGCAAGGCGTTGTGGGAGCGCCCGCGGATTCGCCGCCTGCTGATGGTGGCGTGCGCTGTGTTGCTGGTGTTGCTGGGGCTGCAGTGGGCAATCCACGAGCGCGACAGGATTGCCGCCTTCGAGCCGCGCACCCGGGGCCTGTTGCAGGGGCTGTGCGTCCCGCTGCGCTGCACGGTGGCGCCGCTGCGGCAGATTGAATCCATTGTGGTTGACAGCTCGTCGTTCAAAAAAGTCCGTGACAATGTTTACCAGCTCAGCCTCACGATCAAGAATACCGCGCCCGTCGCACTCGCCATGCCCAGCGTTGAGCTGGCGCTGACCGACACACAGGATCAGCCGGTGCTGCGCCGGGTTCTGTTGCCCACCGATCTGGGCGCCGCGGCCGTGCTGACTGCGGGCGGCGAGTGGACCGGCTCGCTTCCTGTCAGCGTGGCGGACAACGCTATCGCGGCCCGTATTGCGGGTTACCGCGTGCTGGCCTTCTATCCCTGA
- the prmA gene encoding 50S ribosomal protein L11 methyltransferase: protein MFELSLMCPQDRVETFSEALEALDALSVSVEDFDAQTDAEQALFGEPGMPPPKDGWQRSRVLALFATELVAKEAASLLSAQDFFDECRLLGISLVPDQDWVRLTQSQFAPVEVTPEFWIVPTWHEPPAQARTIIRLDPGLAFGTGTHPTTRMCLRWIAQHGRAGGQHAAGNPLGRVLDYGCGSGILAIGAAKFGAVDIDAVDIDGAAVESTKLNAQANAVRLQAGLPDRATGRYQTVLANILATPLKVLAPLLCAHVAPGGSLVMAGILERQADELKAAYAPYARLVVADSEDGWILMTATL, encoded by the coding sequence ATGTTTGAACTGAGCCTGATGTGCCCGCAGGACCGGGTCGAGACCTTCAGCGAGGCGCTGGAGGCGCTCGATGCGCTGAGCGTGTCCGTGGAAGACTTTGATGCCCAGACCGACGCGGAGCAGGCCCTGTTTGGCGAACCCGGCATGCCGCCTCCGAAGGACGGCTGGCAGCGCTCGCGCGTGCTGGCTTTGTTTGCTACAGAGTTAGTAGCTAAAGAGGCAGCATCCTTGCTGTCTGCGCAGGATTTCTTTGATGAATGCCGGTTGCTCGGCATCAGTCTGGTGCCCGATCAGGACTGGGTGCGCCTGACGCAATCGCAATTTGCGCCGGTCGAGGTCACGCCCGAGTTCTGGATCGTTCCGACCTGGCATGAGCCGCCGGCGCAGGCCCGCACGATCATCCGGCTGGATCCGGGGCTGGCCTTTGGCACGGGCACGCATCCCACCACGCGCATGTGCCTGCGCTGGATTGCGCAGCATGGCCGTGCTGGCGGGCAACACGCCGCGGGCAATCCGTTGGGCCGGGTGCTCGACTACGGCTGCGGCTCCGGGATTCTGGCCATTGGCGCGGCGAAATTTGGCGCCGTGGACATCGATGCGGTCGACATCGACGGCGCAGCGGTCGAGTCCACGAAGCTGAATGCGCAGGCCAATGCCGTGCGCCTGCAGGCCGGCCTGCCCGATCGGGCGACGGGCCGCTACCAGACGGTGCTGGCGAATATCCTGGCCACGCCGCTCAAGGTGTTGGCGCCGCTGCTGTGCGCGCACGTCGCGCCCGGCGGCTCGCTCGTCATGGCGGGGATTCTGGAGCGCCAGGCCGACGAGCTCAAGGCGGCTTATGCGCCGTATGCGCGGTTGGTGGTGGCCGACAGCGAAGACGGCTGGATACTGATGACCGCCACGCTGTGA